One Methanolobus sp. WCC4 DNA segment encodes these proteins:
- the iorA gene encoding indolepyruvate ferredoxin oxidoreductase subunit alpha — MSTREYMLGNVAIARGIVEGGGQVISGYPGTPSSEIIGTLAGMKERDFYVEWSVNEKVALEVAAGAAMTGVRSVVTMKHVGLNVAADPLLTLAYTGVKGSMIIIVADDPSCHSSQNEQDTRRYSQFSLIPCLDPCTPQEAKDMIPYAFEFSNKVQMPVIFRPTTRISHGKSDVELGPVNETRPAAEFVKELERWVMVPKNARVQHPHLLELQKDILNELENSPWNSLELSDGAKVGVIASGIASVYAKEAIIKQGINASFLKIGTYPVPENKIRTLMENSERIIIFEEMEPVVEEQVRIIAQETGSNVEVIGKLQGPVPRIYELNTDICSDVLADVLELERPDVPAEVAEDFDYDRCRIDLPMRPPVMCPGCSHRSTFHVMKKVYGKDAIFPSDIGCYTLGIQSGTVDTTLCMGGSITVASGMYQAGEKKPICCSIGDSTFFHTGMNGLLNAIYNKADITVTIVDNRITAMTGHQPNPGMGKLVTGEETSEVDLEALCKGLGAGFVETADPYDLKQTEEVFKRAKEYKGTSVVITEQLCVIDAKRSGIRRTPFTIDAEKCTGCRLCVNLGCPAIEFDTNTRKASINAMCTGCGVCAALCKFDAITEVKK; from the coding sequence ATGAGCACACGCGAGTATATGCTGGGAAACGTTGCAATTGCACGCGGTATCGTTGAAGGAGGCGGGCAGGTCATATCCGGTTATCCGGGAACACCGTCATCAGAGATCATCGGTACACTGGCAGGAATGAAAGAAAGGGATTTTTACGTAGAATGGTCGGTCAATGAGAAGGTTGCACTTGAGGTGGCTGCAGGTGCTGCAATGACCGGTGTCCGGTCAGTGGTCACAATGAAGCACGTTGGCCTCAATGTAGCAGCAGATCCGTTACTCACCCTTGCCTACACAGGTGTCAAGGGCAGCATGATCATCATCGTTGCGGACGACCCGTCATGTCATTCATCACAGAACGAGCAGGACACCCGCAGATACTCACAATTCTCACTTATACCATGTCTTGACCCCTGCACTCCCCAGGAGGCAAAGGACATGATCCCATACGCCTTTGAATTCTCTAATAAGGTCCAGATGCCTGTTATCTTCAGGCCTACAACACGTATCTCACACGGGAAATCCGATGTGGAGCTCGGACCCGTGAATGAGACAAGGCCCGCAGCAGAATTCGTCAAGGAACTTGAAAGATGGGTCATGGTCCCGAAGAATGCAAGGGTACAGCATCCTCATCTTCTGGAACTGCAAAAGGATATTCTCAACGAGCTTGAGAACTCACCCTGGAACTCCCTGGAACTAAGTGATGGTGCCAAGGTTGGAGTTATTGCATCTGGCATTGCTTCTGTCTATGCAAAGGAAGCCATCATCAAACAGGGTATCAATGCATCATTCCTCAAGATAGGTACCTATCCTGTTCCTGAGAACAAGATCCGTACTCTCATGGAGAACTCAGAACGTATCATCATCTTCGAGGAGATGGAGCCTGTTGTTGAGGAACAGGTCAGGATCATAGCACAGGAGACTGGCTCGAACGTTGAGGTGATCGGCAAGCTTCAGGGTCCTGTTCCGAGAATATACGAACTGAACACTGACATCTGTTCAGACGTTCTTGCAGACGTCCTTGAACTTGAAAGGCCGGATGTTCCGGCAGAGGTTGCAGAGGACTTCGATTACGACAGGTGCAGGATCGACCTGCCCATGCGTCCGCCTGTCATGTGTCCTGGATGTTCTCACAGGTCGACTTTCCATGTCATGAAAAAGGTCTACGGTAAGGATGCTATCTTCCCGAGTGATATCGGCTGCTACACACTGGGTATCCAGAGCGGTACAGTTGACACGACACTCTGTATGGGTGGAAGTATAACCGTAGCAAGTGGGATGTATCAGGCAGGAGAAAAGAAACCGATCTGCTGTTCCATTGGTGACTCCACATTCTTCCATACGGGGATGAACGGTCTGCTCAATGCTATCTATAATAAAGCGGACATCACAGTAACTATAGTGGACAACCGCATAACCGCAATGACCGGTCATCAGCCAAATCCCGGAATGGGTAAGCTTGTAACCGGTGAGGAAACCTCAGAGGTGGATCTGGAAGCATTATGTAAGGGACTCGGTGCAGGTTTCGTTGAAACTGCTGACCCATATGACCTCAAGCAGACAGAAGAGGTCTTCAAAAGGGCAAAAGAATACAAAGGAACATCAGTTGTCATCACAGAACAACTCTGTGTTATCGATGCAAAACGTTCCGGAATTCGCAGAACACCATTCACAATCGATGCAGAGAAATGTACTGGTTGCAGGCTGTGTGTGAACCTTGGCTGTCCTGCAATTGAATTCGATACAAATACAAGAAAGGCATCCATCAATGCGATGTGCACCGGCTGCGGAGTATGTGCAGCTTTGTGCAAGTTCGATGCCATTACGGAGGTGAAGAAATGA
- a CDS encoding glutamate-5-semialdehyde dehydrogenase, with the protein MVTEIEEKVIEAKKASIILASVSTDTKNKALEAMAQALDNNRDKILEANQKDVETAEKLKRKGELSQALVDRLKVSDSKISGMIDGIRDVIDLEDPVGKTIDALELDKGLELYQVSCPIGLIGVIFEARPDVVPQVMSLCLKSGNSTVFKGGSEALNSNRMIFDLLNEAAESVNGMPKGAFQLMETREEVNDILSMDAYIDLLIPRGSNAFVKYMQDNTKIPVLGHADGICHVYVDDEADLSKAYEVCFDSKVQYPAVCNAMETLLINRSIANKFLPKMARMYDEAGVEMRCDEGSFKILEEIDFLKSILRATEDDWKTEYNDLTLSIKIVESMEEAIEHINHYGSHHTDGIITENELKKKKFTDLIDSSSVMLNASTRFADGFRYGKGAEVGISTNKIHARGPVGMEGLLIYKYILVGNGDKVADYAGPDAKKFTHRKLNKEASDIVSGK; encoded by the coding sequence ATGGTTACTGAAATTGAAGAAAAGGTCATTGAGGCCAAGAAGGCATCCATTATCCTTGCAAGTGTCAGCACGGACACTAAGAACAAGGCTCTTGAGGCAATGGCACAGGCACTTGACAATAATCGCGATAAGATACTCGAAGCAAACCAGAAGGACGTTGAGACCGCAGAGAAACTGAAGAGGAAAGGCGAACTCTCACAGGCACTTGTGGACAGGCTCAAGGTCAGTGACAGCAAGATAAGCGGAATGATAGACGGTATCCGTGATGTCATCGATCTCGAAGACCCTGTAGGTAAGACCATAGATGCCCTTGAACTTGATAAGGGACTCGAGCTCTATCAGGTAAGCTGTCCGATCGGACTTATCGGTGTCATATTTGAAGCACGTCCTGATGTGGTGCCACAGGTAATGTCCCTCTGTCTTAAAAGCGGCAATTCAACCGTATTCAAGGGAGGAAGCGAAGCACTCAATTCCAACCGTATGATCTTCGACCTCCTGAACGAGGCTGCAGAATCCGTAAACGGAATGCCGAAAGGTGCATTCCAGTTAATGGAAACAAGGGAAGAGGTCAACGACATCCTCAGTATGGATGCATACATCGACCTGCTCATCCCAAGAGGATCCAATGCATTCGTCAAATACATGCAGGACAACACAAAGATTCCTGTTCTCGGACACGCAGACGGTATCTGCCACGTATATGTGGACGATGAGGCGGACCTCTCAAAAGCATACGAGGTCTGTTTTGACTCAAAGGTACAGTACCCTGCCGTATGTAATGCAATGGAGACACTTCTGATTAACAGGAGTATCGCCAATAAATTCCTGCCAAAGATGGCAAGGATGTACGACGAAGCTGGTGTGGAGATGCGCTGTGACGAAGGGTCCTTTAAGATACTTGAAGAGATCGACTTCCTCAAGAGTATCCTGAGAGCAACAGAGGACGACTGGAAGACCGAGTACAATGACCTGACACTCTCCATAAAGATAGTAGAGTCAATGGAAGAAGCTATCGAGCACATCAACCACTACGGTTCCCATCACACAGATGGTATCATTACTGAGAACGAGCTCAAAAAGAAAAAGTTCACCGACCTCATAGACTCATCCAGCGTCATGCTCAATGCATCCACAAGATTCGCAGATGGGTTCCGCTATGGAAAAGGTGCGGAAGTGGGCATCAGTACCAATAAGATCCATGCACGTGGTCCTGTGGGAATGGAAGGACTTCTCATCTACAAGTACATCTTAGTAGGTAATGGTGATAAAGTCGCAGACTATGCCGGACCTGACGCTAAGAAATTCACACACAGAAAGCTCAACAAGGAAGCCTCGGACATAGTTTCCGGCAAATGA
- the rpl3p gene encoding 50S ribosomal protein L3, whose amino-acid sequence MAKGHRPRRGSLAFSPRVRAKSHIPRFNSWPQAAGEPKLQDFAGYKVAMTHVVMIDDVKNSLTEGMEISVPVTVVETPAVRVAAVRAYGNSTHGEKALSEAWASDLDEALGKTTNLPKESNTEEALAKLEALVDEGKVSDIKVITYTLPKKLTGVPKKNADIMETAVSGSDVKAKLEYAKSVLGAEIKITDVFNEGTFVDIAAITTGKGTQGPVKRWGINLQKNKHSRQGSLRQIGTLGPWHPAVVRWTVPQMGQMGYHQRTEYNKRILKVGTDGEEITPEGGFINYGLVRGDYVLIKGSIPGPSKRLVRLRDPMRSKVPAMGEPEIVHVSTQSKQG is encoded by the coding sequence ATGGCAAAAGGACACAGACCAAGACGAGGATCACTCGCTTTCAGTCCACGCGTAAGAGCAAAAAGCCACATACCAAGGTTTAACTCATGGCCGCAGGCTGCTGGAGAACCAAAGCTCCAGGACTTTGCAGGTTATAAGGTAGCTATGACCCATGTGGTAATGATAGATGATGTCAAGAACAGCCTCACAGAAGGTATGGAGATATCAGTTCCTGTAACTGTTGTAGAGACTCCTGCCGTACGTGTTGCTGCAGTTCGTGCATATGGTAACTCAACACACGGTGAGAAGGCACTTTCTGAAGCATGGGCATCAGATCTTGATGAGGCTCTTGGGAAGACCACTAACCTTCCTAAGGAATCTAACACTGAAGAGGCTCTTGCAAAGCTCGAGGCTCTTGTGGATGAAGGCAAGGTTTCAGATATCAAGGTAATCACATACACTTTACCAAAGAAGCTCACTGGTGTTCCAAAGAAGAATGCCGATATCATGGAAACAGCAGTAAGTGGCTCTGACGTAAAGGCAAAGCTCGAGTATGCAAAGTCCGTACTCGGCGCAGAGATCAAGATAACAGATGTCTTCAACGAAGGCACATTTGTCGATATTGCAGCTATCACTACTGGTAAGGGTACTCAGGGACCTGTTAAGAGATGGGGCATCAATCTGCAGAAGAACAAGCACTCCCGTCAGGGCAGTCTCAGGCAGATCGGTACACTCGGTCCATGGCATCCTGCAGTTGTCAGGTGGACAGTACCACAGATGGGCCAGATGGGTTACCACCAGAGGACAGAATACAACAAGCGTATCCTCAAGGTCGGTACAGACGGCGAAGAGATCACTCCAGAGGGCGGTTTCATCAACTACGGTCTTGTACGCGGAGATTACGTACTCATAAAGGGTAGTATCCCAGGACCTTCAAAGAGGCTTGTAAGGCTTAGAGATCCAATGAGGTCAAAAGTACCTGCTATGGGTGAACCGGAGATCGTTCACGTAAGCACACAGTCCAAGCAGGGGTGA
- a CDS encoding indolepyruvate oxidoreductase subunit beta, with translation MSSEGISKFDLVIAGVGGQGTILASDIIGKAAVKGNMSVRAAETHGMAQRGGSVVNHIRLGCELGSMIPMKGADVLLALEPSEALRYLEFLSDDGTIIVNTDPILPVTVTSGLCTYPDVDAIISKLEETHKVKAFNATELAKEAGHPQSMNVVMVGAVSNYLPISVDTMLECVKELVPPKTIDINAKAFEMGRNIAQE, from the coding sequence ATGAGTTCTGAAGGAATCTCTAAATTCGATCTTGTCATCGCCGGTGTGGGTGGACAGGGTACCATCCTTGCATCGGATATCATTGGGAAGGCTGCCGTAAAGGGGAATATGTCCGTACGTGCAGCAGAGACTCACGGTATGGCGCAGCGTGGAGGCTCTGTGGTCAATCACATCAGGCTTGGCTGTGAACTGGGTTCCATGATACCAATGAAAGGTGCAGATGTATTGCTGGCGCTCGAACCAAGTGAGGCTCTCAGGTATCTTGAATTCCTTTCCGACGATGGTACTATTATAGTGAACACAGACCCGATACTTCCGGTAACTGTAACATCAGGGCTCTGTACTTATCCGGATGTCGATGCTATTATCTCAAAACTGGAAGAAACGCATAAAGTAAAAGCCTTCAATGCAACCGAACTTGCAAAAGAAGCAGGACATCCACAGTCCATGAATGTTGTCATGGTGGGTGCGGTCTCGAATTACCTGCCAATATCTGTTGATACTATGCTTGAATGTGTGAAGGAACTCGTTCCTCCTAAGACCATCGACATCAATGCAAAGGCCTTCGAGATGGGCAGGAATATTGCTCAGGAATGA
- a CDS encoding DNA glycosylase, whose amino-acid sequence MYTLFSENFNLNYTLDCGQVFRWDFIDGWWTGVVNGDVARLQQDPESGEVAVDSKLPKGFFENYFRFDDDLDSILREVNKDGFMDEAINKYMGLRLIRQDPWECLISYMLATAWSIPNIKRAISMMCSNYGEEIEDGYYSFPEPHSLVHACDDDLRACKLGFRGGRVIKAARHVEEGNLVLDDLFEVDYNEAKQRLMFLEGIGEKVADCILLFAFDKMEAFPVDTHVEKVVKTVYGDHEFFNGNATKSKIGNWGRMYFGHYCGYAQQYFFYQKRLEGL is encoded by the coding sequence ATGTACACTCTTTTCTCGGAGAATTTCAACCTGAACTACACCCTTGACTGTGGTCAGGTGTTCCGCTGGGACTTCATCGATGGCTGGTGGACAGGGGTAGTGAATGGTGATGTCGCAAGGTTGCAACAGGATCCGGAAAGCGGTGAGGTCGCTGTGGATTCAAAACTACCGAAGGGTTTCTTTGAGAACTATTTCCGTTTTGATGATGACCTTGATTCCATCCTTCGGGAGGTAAATAAGGATGGGTTCATGGACGAGGCCATTAACAAGTACATGGGACTTCGTCTTATCAGACAGGACCCATGGGAATGCCTGATATCCTATATGCTTGCAACAGCTTGGAGCATCCCGAATATCAAAAGGGCTATCTCCATGATGTGCAGCAACTATGGTGAGGAGATAGAGGATGGCTATTACAGTTTTCCCGAGCCACACTCACTTGTCCATGCATGCGATGACGACCTGCGGGCCTGCAAACTCGGTTTCAGGGGAGGTCGTGTGATAAAAGCTGCGAGGCATGTAGAAGAAGGGAATCTTGTTCTGGATGACCTCTTTGAGGTTGACTATAACGAGGCAAAACAGAGGCTGATGTTCCTTGAAGGCATCGGTGAAAAGGTCGCTGACTGCATACTTCTCTTTGCCTTCGATAAGATGGAGGCTTTCCCTGTGGACACTCATGTGGAAAAGGTCGTGAAGACTGTCTACGGTGACCATGAGTTCTTCAACGGTAATGCCACAAAGAGCAAGATCGGTAATTGGGGGCGCATGTATTTCGGGCACTACTGCGGCTATGCACAGCAGTATTTCTTCTATCAGAAAAGACTTGAAGGTCTTTGA
- a CDS encoding SUMF1/EgtB/PvdO family nonheme iron enzyme, whose protein sequence is MADIGVKRGYEVLPDNSVRFGIRVINNSPAAILDVEIILGYPESLFKLHDGRIQKLGNIPPAKERTAKFVLKPLGCVHQEYIGATVQYNDHTYEKNLLNMRRKEIHCVCPFLRAKSMSKVQFLQLSSAGHSTEAGLNFEGVSSEQVLSFLMQICTNRLYKVEERFVDGGKILYLSSESIGEDAYYLLTVLIKGNQGQTLVMLRAVSNKAHGLQGFLNETVSELRHLVNTVKSSREIGVIKHEKVINIIDSVVQRSNFSVDGSSGSAHVQESTVQRSEITSSSAKVNIQDSVVQRTTIIMDSGKKEEEDERKALGTIRLRSAEEAESKRMDEVWSRIEREEQERLHKEQEEQQRRKEQELKARIAENKSKEKVLSREREEQGRMKKADFINSIGIQFIAIPAGEFMMGSNEYDEEKPVHKVTIPKPFLLGKYPVTQKEWFAVMGSNPSQFKGDNRPVENISWNDAQEFVKRLNTKEVTNKYRLPSEAEWEYACRAGTNTNYSFGDSESHIGDYAWYEDNSGHKTHPVGQKKPNPCNLYDLHGNVWEWVQDNWLGSYEDSLKHEKKNKLISRFFGKNREKDDLSLPRVRRGGGWINHARNCRSATRYNSDSNNRYGSIGFRLLREM, encoded by the coding sequence ATGGCAGATATTGGTGTCAAAAGGGGATATGAGGTCCTGCCTGACAATAGTGTAAGGTTCGGAATTAGGGTGATCAACAATAGCCCTGCCGCTATTTTAGATGTTGAGATAATTCTCGGTTATCCTGAATCTCTTTTTAAGTTGCATGATGGAAGGATCCAGAAACTTGGAAACATTCCTCCTGCAAAGGAACGTACTGCTAAATTCGTGCTCAAGCCTCTGGGCTGTGTCCATCAGGAATATATTGGAGCAACTGTTCAGTATAACGACCATACATATGAGAAGAATCTGCTTAACATGCGCCGTAAGGAGATTCACTGTGTCTGTCCTTTCCTGCGGGCAAAGTCCATGAGTAAGGTCCAGTTTCTGCAACTTTCCTCAGCAGGACATTCAACGGAAGCAGGCCTGAACTTCGAAGGTGTTAGTTCGGAGCAGGTATTATCGTTCCTGATGCAGATCTGCACCAACCGCTTATACAAAGTGGAAGAACGCTTCGTGGACGGCGGGAAGATACTCTATCTTTCAAGTGAATCCATTGGTGAGGATGCATATTACTTGCTGACCGTTCTGATAAAGGGGAATCAGGGACAAACTCTGGTGATGCTGCGGGCGGTATCCAATAAGGCCCATGGATTACAGGGTTTTTTAAATGAGACCGTTTCCGAACTCAGACATCTTGTAAACACGGTAAAGTCCTCGAGGGAGATCGGTGTCATCAAACATGAGAAGGTTATCAATATTATAGATTCAGTTGTTCAGCGCAGCAATTTTTCAGTGGATGGAAGTTCAGGTTCTGCGCATGTGCAGGAAAGCACCGTGCAGAGAAGTGAAATTACCTCTTCCTCGGCAAAGGTCAATATTCAGGATAGTGTTGTGCAGCGCACCACTATAATAATGGATAGTGGAAAGAAGGAAGAAGAGGATGAACGCAAAGCCCTTGGAACCATTCGTCTGAGATCTGCTGAGGAAGCTGAGAGTAAGAGAATGGATGAGGTTTGGTCAAGGATAGAACGTGAGGAGCAAGAGCGTTTACACAAAGAACAGGAAGAACAGCAAAGAAGGAAAGAGCAGGAACTCAAAGCCAGGATCGCTGAGAACAAAAGTAAAGAAAAGGTCCTATCAAGGGAACGTGAAGAACAGGGTAGAATGAAAAAAGCAGATTTCATCAACTCCATTGGCATACAATTCATAGCAATTCCTGCAGGTGAATTCATGATGGGTTCGAATGAATATGATGAAGAGAAACCTGTTCACAAAGTAACAATTCCAAAGCCATTCCTGCTTGGTAAATATCCTGTAACTCAGAAAGAATGGTTTGCTGTGATGGGCAGCAATCCTTCTCAATTTAAAGGTGATAACAGGCCAGTGGAGAATATTTCATGGAATGATGCACAGGAGTTTGTCAAAAGATTGAACACAAAGGAAGTTACGAATAAGTACCGTCTGCCATCAGAGGCCGAGTGGGAGTATGCCTGCAGGGCGGGTACAAATACAAATTATTCCTTCGGAGATAGTGAATCACATATTGGGGATTATGCATGGTATGAGGATAATTCAGGACACAAAACCCACCCAGTTGGTCAAAAGAAACCCAATCCTTGTAACCTTTATGATTTGCATGGGAATGTTTGGGAATGGGTGCAGGATAATTGGCTTGGTTCCTATGAGGATAGTCTGAAACACGAAAAAAAGAATAAATTGATTTCCAGGTTCTTTGGTAAGAATCGGGAAAAAGATGATCTTAGTTTGCCCCGGGTCAGACGTGGCGGCGGCTGGATCAACCACGCCAGGAACTGCCGGTCAGCGACTCGCTACAACAGTGATTCGAACAACAGGTACGGCAGCATCGGTTTCCGTCTCCTCAGGGAAATGTAG
- the cca gene encoding CCA tRNA nucleotidyltransferase: MTEITLEEQILDRIKPGPDEKKKLEEVATELLEKVSISARILGISDITPKLVGSAARDTWISGTHDLDIFISFPEDTSREDLENNGLLIARKVAKEGENIEERYAEHPYLNMQYGGFDVDLVPCYSVESASEIISAVDRTPFHNEFIKMVIPGREDDVLIMKQFMKGTGTYGSELRTQGFSGYLTELLVVHYGSFRNTLRNACDWKPGLSIDMLEHGTIKHNDPLVVIDPTDPKRNVAAALSLNQFARFIDAARAYSEKPTEDFFFPKQKEAMTDNEIIDMITSRRSSFVAISFRPPDLVDDILYPQLDKMEHSIRALFEEYEFYVLNSGYWVNEEAIILIELATSQLPLVKKHRGPPVWAHTHAKGFKDKYLGSDELFSLYIEDGFYVADIKRKFTTAKELLEGRIQHCSLGKHLGKTIGLGFSIVENTDIARVNDPGFRKFLRKWEQGK; this comes from the coding sequence ATGACAGAAATAACACTGGAAGAACAGATACTTGACAGGATCAAACCCGGTCCTGATGAAAAGAAGAAGCTTGAGGAAGTAGCTACAGAACTACTTGAAAAAGTCAGCATATCAGCAAGGATCCTTGGAATCAGCGATATCACACCAAAACTGGTAGGATCAGCTGCAAGGGACACCTGGATATCCGGCACCCATGACCTTGACATCTTTATCTCATTCCCTGAAGATACCAGCCGTGAGGATCTGGAGAACAACGGCCTCCTTATTGCAAGAAAGGTGGCAAAGGAAGGAGAGAACATAGAGGAACGCTATGCAGAACACCCATATTTGAATATGCAGTACGGAGGATTTGATGTGGACCTGGTCCCCTGTTATTCAGTGGAATCGGCATCTGAGATAATATCTGCCGTAGACAGGACACCCTTTCACAATGAGTTCATAAAAATGGTCATTCCGGGTCGTGAGGATGATGTGCTCATCATGAAACAGTTCATGAAAGGCACCGGAACCTACGGTTCAGAGCTTCGTACACAGGGATTCTCAGGATATCTCACCGAACTACTGGTAGTCCATTACGGCTCTTTCCGTAACACCCTCAGGAACGCCTGCGACTGGAAACCGGGACTCAGCATCGATATGCTGGAACATGGGACCATCAAGCATAATGACCCACTTGTTGTCATCGACCCAACAGACCCTAAAAGGAATGTGGCTGCTGCACTTTCCCTGAACCAGTTCGCAAGGTTCATAGATGCTGCCAGAGCCTATTCAGAAAAGCCGACAGAAGATTTCTTCTTCCCAAAACAAAAAGAAGCAATGACAGATAATGAGATCATCGACATGATCACATCAAGGAGAAGTTCTTTCGTTGCAATCTCTTTCAGACCTCCTGACCTTGTTGACGATATACTCTATCCGCAACTTGACAAAATGGAACACTCGATCCGTGCACTTTTCGAGGAATACGAGTTCTATGTGCTCAATTCAGGATACTGGGTGAATGAAGAGGCGATCATACTGATAGAACTTGCCACATCCCAGCTCCCGCTTGTTAAAAAGCACAGAGGACCCCCGGTATGGGCACACACCCATGCAAAGGGCTTCAAGGACAAATACCTCGGCTCTGATGAACTTTTCTCCCTGTATATCGAGGACGGGTTCTACGTTGCAGATATAAAACGTAAGTTCACCACAGCAAAGGAGCTACTTGAGGGAAGGATACAGCATTGTTCCCTTGGAAAGCATCTGGGAAAAACTATCGGTCTGGGATTCTCAATTGTCGAGAACACGGATATAGCCAGGGTCAACGACCCCGGATTCAGGAAATTCCTCAGGAAATGGGAACAGGGAAAGTAA
- the proB gene encoding glutamate 5-kinase has translation MTDRKELFSDVNKIVVKIGTSSINTEDGNLNRQFMENMAAQVAGLHEMGKKVILVSSGAVGIGIDILDFDTRPKEIPVRQACAAVGQSVLMQEWSNAFAKHNLKVAQILLTYESFSNRLTYLNLRNSISTLLSYGVIPIVNENDSTSANEIEATFGDNDKLSAMVASKMEADLLIILSDIDGLYDKNPKRNHDATLLNLVEEITPEIESYGGSPTSMKGVGGMRTKIEAARICHMSGSYMIITNSAIDNVITKVLAGEEIGTLFLANQDVHKNRIRWILLSKSCGSIEVDAGARDAILSSMSLLPSGVTGVQGNFDRGEIVEITCEGSIFAKGITDYSSDELDRVKGQHTDMIADILGYKNYNHVIKKENIGIC, from the coding sequence TTGACGGACAGGAAAGAGCTCTTCAGCGATGTGAATAAGATAGTCGTAAAGATAGGCACATCTTCTATCAATACCGAGGATGGTAACCTCAATCGCCAGTTCATGGAGAACATGGCTGCGCAGGTCGCAGGACTTCATGAAATGGGAAAGAAGGTGATCCTTGTAAGCTCGGGAGCCGTCGGCATCGGTATCGATATACTGGACTTTGACACACGACCAAAAGAGATACCTGTCAGACAGGCATGTGCCGCCGTCGGCCAGAGTGTCCTTATGCAAGAATGGAGCAACGCCTTCGCAAAACACAACCTTAAAGTCGCTCAGATACTCCTTACATACGAATCATTCTCCAACCGGCTGACCTATCTAAACCTCAGGAACAGTATTTCCACACTTCTGAGCTACGGTGTAATACCAATTGTCAACGAGAACGACAGCACATCCGCAAATGAGATCGAAGCCACCTTCGGCGACAATGACAAGCTTTCCGCAATGGTTGCCAGCAAAATGGAAGCGGACCTCCTGATAATACTTTCTGACATAGATGGCCTTTATGACAAGAACCCTAAACGTAATCATGATGCCACACTCCTGAACCTTGTGGAGGAGATCACTCCTGAGATAGAGAGCTACGGAGGAAGCCCCACAAGCATGAAAGGTGTCGGCGGGATGAGAACCAAGATAGAGGCAGCCAGAATATGCCACATGTCAGGCAGCTACATGATAATAACGAACAGTGCCATTGATAATGTGATCACGAAAGTGCTCGCCGGTGAAGAGATAGGGACATTGTTCCTTGCCAATCAGGATGTGCACAAGAACAGGATACGCTGGATACTTCTCTCAAAGTCATGCGGCTCCATCGAGGTGGATGCCGGTGCAAGGGATGCCATTCTCAGCAGCATGAGCCTGCTTCCTTCCGGCGTGACGGGTGTTCAAGGAAACTTCGACAGAGGAGAGATAGTTGAGATCACTTGCGAAGGCAGTATCTTTGCAAAAGGGATCACAGACTACAGCTCCGATGAACTGGACAGGGTCAAAGGCCAGCATACTGATATGATAGCTGATATACTTGGTTACAAGAACTATAACCACGTCATAAAGAAAGAGAACATCGGCATCTGCTGA
- a CDS encoding PEF-CTERM sorting domain-containing protein produces the protein MNKRGLVTLIGALLIFVVAFAGPAAANSGDVQVNYSISPDTLTLSGKGKYISVEIFNTDPHNYSVSDLNPQSVELMICLPSECNIGGRCQFIGLGELGLVKSPEINEGQSDNVEDDKLVLMYNRTEFYEKEFSYVCNGESTETNVKAYLEDACDVDTNIGAVKFKIQGNFYNNNVFKGNAFSVDVRISGGEGSDGGGHDEGGSGGNGGSGGEGGCDGDHDDGGCDCDHDNDVPEAIPEFPSIVIPLVATIGMMFAFQRRK, from the coding sequence ATGAATAAAAGGGGTTTAGTAACTTTAATTGGAGCTTTGCTGATCTTCGTTGTTGCATTTGCAGGACCTGCAGCAGCGAACAGTGGTGATGTACAGGTTAATTATTCGATATCTCCTGATACATTAACGTTAAGTGGGAAGGGTAAATACATTTCTGTAGAGATATTCAACACAGATCCGCACAATTATAGTGTCAGTGATCTGAATCCGCAGTCAGTTGAACTTATGATCTGTCTGCCATCTGAATGTAATATAGGTGGAAGGTGTCAATTTATTGGATTAGGGGAACTTGGTCTTGTCAAATCTCCTGAGATCAATGAAGGACAAAGTGACAACGTAGAAGATGATAAGCTCGTATTGATGTATAACAGGACTGAATTTTACGAGAAAGAGTTCTCATATGTATGCAATGGAGAATCAACAGAGACTAATGTAAAGGCTTATCTGGAAGATGCCTGTGATGTTGATACAAACATTGGTGCGGTCAAGTTCAAGATACAAGGTAACTTCTATAATAATAATGTTTTCAAAGGGAATGCATTTTCAGTTGATGTCAGGATAAGCGGGGGTGAAGGTTCCGACGGCGGTGGTCATGACGAAGGTGGCTCCGGTGGTAACGGTGGTTCCGGTGGTGAAGGTGGCTGTGATGGAGATCATGATGACGGTGGCTGTGATTGCGACCACGATAATGATGTCCCTGAAGCAATCCCGGAATTCCCATCAATTGTTATCCCACTTGTGGCAACAATCGGTATGATGTTCGCTTTCCAGCGCAGAAAGTGA